The sequence tctaaaaaactgatttttattaacaatgcaaaaataaccacttcctcgccactttttaccacttttcgccagttctgtaaccacttctcgccacccacttgaaaaggtctaaactcgattattttgggtaatattatgcaaaaaatacattcagcatttcttttttcttatgatcaccttattattactcactttgaatgatttttattcacttttatatgagaaatcaaattattagactattgcagaaagtaaacaaagcagatttgacaactgagaatctatgaagtgaagttagcgttgtctattgaaaagcaatggcgacaggtgatgaatcaattttagaatattaccacttttcgccatctctcatttttacataaatataacataaaatgaaacattaactaattaaatacaaattttatgtattcgctgAATGTAATAAattgttcaatagacaaattatttattcaaaatcgtaaatttttttttgataaaagtttcatgacacttactatatttggtaagaaatatttgattcgatgcacttgcttaaaatattcccctAAAAAATggtcaaacatttaaattcaaaagaagaaattagtgtttttcgactctataagtaacagcactagagatacaaataattttacaactaatttaattcacaaataatggaaaaattgcgattttaatataagtggcgaaaaatgGGGCACTGACGAGAAGTGGTGATCCCACCCTAcctgatcaattttctgaattcgagttaaataattttatacttTCTTGAGTGAAAAAAAGGGTTTGTTATTACCAAAAAAGAACAGTATTAACctaatacaattattttttgcTTTACGACTTGTATTGAACTCATCTTAGCACCTGATCAAATCATTGCTCAAAATCCGATGTTTTTATGTATTTGTTTATTAACCCTGTTTTCATATCTACTCAAATTCCATAATCATTTTCtttcgaacaattttttttgttatcaaaAGACTAACTTTTTCCCGTAATTTTTTTCACGATGCttctttttagatttttttaataatttttttcattttctatattttgtattttttttaaacgttaggattgtgcttaaaatcacgcacagcccatcataaaacggttacgaatgcgcttaaaatcacgcacagctgaatcataaaactgttaagaatgcgcttaaaatcacgcatagctccatcataaaacggttaagaatgcgcttaaaatcacgcacagatcaatcataaaacggttagttaatgtttcattttatgttatatttatgtaaaaatgagagatggcgaaaagtggtaatattctaaaattgattcatcacctgtcgccattgcttttcaatagacaacgctaacttcacttcatagattctcagttgtcaaatctgctttgtttactttctgcaatagtctaataatttgatttctcatataaaagtgaataaaaatcattcaaagtgagtaataataaggtgatcataagaaaaaagaaatgctgaatgtattttttgcataatattacccaaaataatcgagtttagaccttttcaagtgggtggcgagaagtggttacagaactggcgaaaagtggtaaaaagtggcgaggaagtggttatttttgcattgttaataaaaatcagttttttagatACTCCCGCGTAAAATTGAAGGacttttgttttgacgaatctaagtaactttgtgtcaaatttgagttatctgataataagcaAAATCGTTGCTGCAAAATTATTGCGGAATATGATATGTGACCAACTTCACTCTAGTAGACTGGCGGCCAATTTTCGTATAATATTACGGAGtgtgtgaacataacctcaaaatgtcgtttttccctgaaaattttgtgtgactatcgcagttatttatgtacagaaattgtttttctttgcgataatctggaaaccaaaacatgctcatcagaagaaccgcagaaattactcggaaggacaaatttgttaccaggaacaatgggtagagtggagaacaaggtgtgcagctcaaaagatcctagattccattgatcagcagctctttctggaaaagcttcaggacttcaggaaaacttgtggatacgtttggatgaacaggagtatttgtaaccaagaacattgacgtaagtactatgaatatgctaaaaaaaaactcgctgattttattgcaaagctatTTCTGCAAAAAGTTCAGGACTACAATTGGAAGAGCATGATAGTGGATGAGGGGaaggactttgaggaataattagaaagtgcttcaccaaaattcctgcaaaaattgatccagtgcaactctacaaatttgattccggatactggatgacactgatttgattccggacactggtgataattatgataaattttatgaaaaataaattctcatatcttggtttccaatccgaaatcttttattggttatccggtgtacattaaagccttctccctctatccactactgtccaagcaggagtcccatggaggaagcaaaaatttgtagccatctcatccttgtgcttccggatgggaacatttccatcgtggttgaaaaggaggaatgatgggaggtggttctggggcttcaagtgatgggctgtggtaactacggatgactcttgtatgtactaggatctcctcagtggctctgaataggtctattgtcttgattgatttaccaggttcatgttccaaaattcttcaatttccttcttcccattcatgttttaatttggtgcacgaggtcactgtaccataaaaatcttcaagaatacacagccatcacaactttcggcaacttcaaaagaaaaatcagcgaaaatgttcgtccaaagctggctttgattccactgggaacaacttctgtagaaaaacactgcactttcgcaattttcgaaaattttccacgaacatccactaacaactatcccagggaattccaacaaacacttttcacactttttccaccactcaaatgacaaattttcatgaaaaatgtctcgagttgttgtgatttttttaaaaacttctttaaaaaactggtttgtaaaaaattgtcccagtgcagtgtgtagaggcatttttttaaagaattttttttaaagaaaaaaccttgattttaaaaaaaaatgggtcgtttttttacaaaatcgcctacacactagacaaatttctgtaaaaaatccagttttttttaaaaaaatttcactagtctggaggcgatttttttaaaaagctttttttttaatgtcattttttatagaaatttttgataatgtgtagacagctttagacacctatcaccggaaaaatcgccatcttgaattattcaaggtcaaaggtcaactaccctagagggcctaattttcaacggatttggacaaatttgggcatttttgaaagatcttttaattctgaacccgactgcatcggtcacaatcggtgatggatcgggaaagtaacggtaatcgttttattttaaaaatactgtttttcgcactttttcagtcttttgacccatataaaattcaaacggtaagagatatcaacttccagtcttcggtgaccccttcTCAAATGACCATATCTCGAAagcaatttttctgtttttaccccctcccccttcatgcgctccttatcccccaaaaataggcaaaaaatgaggtttttctacttaaaaaaaaattggccctgacgatttccttcatttttggatatgttgtggaggtagtccagctgaacatttcgtccttagacactgGTGGGGAATTTACCTGAGAAGTTTAGATGGGAATTAGTCTAATAAATTTGCACACCACTGTGATGTCTTCTCTTTAGAGATCAATATGTACCTGGAAATACACAAATCCTGATCATACAAATGTCCACGAGCCATTCGGCCCCggaggataaaaaaaaaattccagatGCAGGCACACAACGTCCAGAATGGGGAAATTCTCCTGACCACGCCAAACGAAGCCCACTGCACGTGCTCCACACAATGTCTCTGAGATTCTCttaaattcactttattttttCCCTATCACCTCACTTAACTGCCCTtcgatttataattaatttcccTACACCACTTtactaaaaaaattactttaattttacaAGATAAATGTCTTAAATTGTCACTGAACTTTGCTCTTGCCTTTGTCACTTTATATATTCTGGTGGACTGTAATTTTTGATATCGAGCTGCTTCACTTgactaataaaaaaagaatactaCTCTTGGAAGAtgaaaatcaactttttatAGATGAATTCAACCACTGCATTGACCGCTATTCGTttgcaataacaaaaaaaatgctatCAGCTGATCGCTCCGAAAGCTCTCTCTACTCTCTTTCTCGCGCCAATTCGGACTTGTCAATATTTGGTGCGAGCACCCTCCCCCATAAGATGCTTACTCTTCTTCGTGCTCCTCTTTCAGAGGTAGCTTAACTACCTTGGTGATTGGTCTCCTGTATTGTCCTCGACTGGTCTTTACTGTAATGACACGGATTTTTCCATCCTGTCCTGGAAATGTGTCTGTGACAATTCCTAGAGGCCAGAGTGTAGACGGAAGCTGGTCATCTAAAAAGAGTACGACATCTTCTTTCTTGAGATTCACAGACTCCTTACTCCATTTGGTTCTTGCTTGAAGAGAACACAAGTACTCCTGCTTCCAACGCCGGGCAAAATCCTTTTGCAACTTCTGACATAATTGCCACCTGTCCAATCGGCTAATTGACAAATCCTGCAAATTAGGATCTGGAAGTTGATTCAAGGCCGACCCAGTCAAAAAATGCCCTGGAGTAAGACTTGTGGGATCTGCTGCGTCCGTGGAAAGCTGAACCAATGGACGGCTATTCAAGATAGCCTCGATCTGGGCCAACACTGTACTCATTTCTTCAAAATTGAGTGGTGTGAGGCCCACAACTCTTTTGAGATGGTATTTGCATGATTTCACTACCGCCTCCCATAATCCTCCATGATGGGGTGCCTTGGGAGGCTGGAAACACCATTTTATCTCCATAGATGACATGAAGTTTCCAACATCTTCGTTGAATTGGGTGGATTTCAGCAGTTTCTTCAGCTCGTTGTCCGTACCAACAAATGTCGTGCCATTGTCAGAATACATGAACGCTGGTATCCCTCTTCTGGCAACAAAACGTCTGAGTGTGGCAATATAAGCCTCTGTCGACAACGAACTCACCAATTCGAGATGAATTGCTTTGGTTGACAAGCACACCATAACTGCGATGTAGGACTTTCTAGCGGAAACCTTACGCTGCCCTGATTTGAGTAGCAAGGGACCCGCAAAGTCTGTTCCTGTTGGTTGGAATGGACGCAAGCATGTGACCCGGTGTTCAGGCAAATTGGCCATAAGCTGTTCTTGTATTGGTGGTTTCGCTCTGAAGCACGGAATGCACATCCTGACAACTTTTCGAGTTAATCCACGTCCACCCATAGGCCAGTATATCTGTCTGATTGATGCCAACAACAACTGCGGTCCAGCATGAAGTAAGGTGACATGAAAATGTCTGGCTATGACTTCAGCTAGAATTCCTTTTGGCAGAATCTTTGGGTGTTGAGCATCATACGGTTCTGATGAATTTTCAAGACGGCCTCCAACCCGTAGAACTCCATCATCATCGAGGAACGGACGAAGACGTCTGATAAATTTGTATTTCGGATGGCGATCGAGAGTTCCTCTCTGAACTGCTGTGATGATTGGCTGGAAGTGTTCACTTTGCTCCCATCTGATGAGAAAGGTCTCTGACTTTTGAAGTTCTTCAGTGGTGAGTGACCCTCTTGGTAGTGAGTGTGTGGCACTTCGAGTAATTCTTCCTGTGCGAGCCTTAAAAAAGGCTACTGCACGCAAACACCAAGCTAGAACACGCTGCATCCTTTTGAAAGTGATGATTCTCAATGTCAAAATAGTGTGGATTGTGTCAGATTTTTTCACGATGGTTGCCGCACTTACATTGGCTGCATTGGACTCTCTCATCATTGAAAATGTTTGCGGGATGAAAGGTTATGGCCAATGAATACTGTCTTGTGTCAACCACTGAGGTCCTGTCCACCATAATTGATTGAGAGTCAGTTGAGATGCTGTAGATCCCCTTGAGACAGCGTCAGCAGGATTCTCATGAGTTGGAACATGGCGCCATTCATCTGCCTGACACAACTTGAGGATGTCTCGAACCTAATTTTTCACGAAGACTTCCCTCTTCTCCGATGGAGAATGTAACTGGTACAGAACGATTGCTGCGTCAGTCCAATAAAATCGGTTAGAAATACCAAGCGTCTTTGACACAATGGACATCAATACTGCTGCCATGAGTGCTCCACAAAGCTCAACCTTTGGAATTGTGAGTGCTGGTTTTGCAGAATTCTTGCTGTCCAAGGGCACAATTTTGGATTTGGAAGTGAGGAGTCTGGCTGACTTATGTCCATGTTCATCCTCACAAACCAGAAAAATGACTGCTCCATATGCTCGGGAACTTGCGTCTGAAAATGCATGCAATTCCACATGAACTGGAGACTCAATTGTGGATATCCATCTCGGAATCCTGAGTGATTCGATGGCGGGCAAAACCTTGATGAATGCTGTCCATTTGTCCTGTAACTCCCTTGGCACtggttcatcccaatccttctTGGATTTCCAAACATCTTGTAGTATCAGTTTGGCATTGGTGACCACCGGACCCAACAATCCAATAGGATCATAAATCCTTGCGAGGGTAGACAAAATTTGGCGTTTGGTTACTGTCTCCTGCGGGAGATATTGGGAAAGCTTGAACTGAAAAGTGTCTGACTCGCTATTCCACATCAGTCCCAAAGTTTTTACAACATCATCTGTGTCAGGAAGTTGCTGCTGACCATCATTGTGGTGTTCATCAACTGGACAGTTTGACTTGAACTTGGCCAGTTGGAAATGACCTTTTCCCATGAGCTCGATGAGTTGACGCTTCAACTCCAAGACATCTGATTCCTGTGAGACTGATGCCAGACAGTCATCAACATAAAAACTTTCCCGAACCGCCTTTGCTGCCAATGGATATGCCGAGCCCTCATCTTCTGCCAGCTGAATGAGTGTTCTAGTGGCTAAGTGTGGTGAGGATGCTATTCCAAAAACAACGGTGCGAAAACGGAAGTGTTTGATGTCATCTGATCTGTTGTCCCTCCAGACAAATCTGTGATAGTCACGATGCTCGGGATGCATGACAACTTGAAGATACATCTTCGTTATGTCACATGTAAGTGCTTATTTGTGCCTGCGAAACCTCCACAATACTTCGACAAGTGAGGGCTGCACGACTGGCCCAACCATCAAACACTGATTGAGGCTAAGTCCAGTCTGTGATCTCGCGCTGGCGTTGAAAACAATTCGGAGTTTTGTGCTTGTGGAGTGCTCCTTAACTACCCCATGATGTGGAAGGTAGTAAGATGGACTGTCAATCGCACTAGGGGGCACCTCCTCGATGATGTTCAAGTCAAGGTACTCATGAAAAACCCTGGAGTATTGAAACTTGAGGTCCTGATTGCGCTCCAGTCGCCTCTCCAAATTTAACAACTGCTGTGTGGCTGAACTCCGATTGTTCCCCAACTCTCCAATTTTCTCATTGACTGGCAGTTTCACCATGTACCGACCTTCCTCTGATCGAGTAGTTGACATATGGTACAAATTTTCCACCTCATCATGTTCTTTGTGACTGTCCTGAGGGCTGCATCTTTCTTCGATTTCCCAAAATTTCCGAAGAGTTGCATCTAGTCTGGATAACGCGGCAAAACCACAATGACCGTTAGATGTGACACTCAAAGCTATACCTCTCGTACACGGTCCCACGATCAACCACCCAAATACACTTTCCTTGAGAAGGGGAGCATTGTTGTCAAGAACCATGGTTTTGTCCTTTAGAAAACTCCAAAAGTATTCGCCGCCAATGAGCATGTCAATGGGTTGGCTCCTGTGCCACTCAGGATCAGCTAGCACAATGGAATCGGGAATTGGAACGGAACCTTTGTCAATACCACAACTGGGTTGATTCCCTACAATGCGCTTGACAACTAAACAAGAGACTGACACTAAATTTCCACTGCCCTGTACACCCATCTTGAGCCTTGCATCTACCTTGTGTCTTGCAACATGATTCACCGATCCAACTCCTTCAATGTGAAATTCAGTGGAAGAGAGCttaacggtgttatcacactagaaaatttcacattgaaaagttgctaattaaaacttctagaaccactctaaatcgctgatttagccaGGACattattgctagaattgctcaatgtcacgatggcatgtaggttgtcagatgagtgattttgtttttgaagcatttcagtcgtttgagtaaaaatgtgtgattttaatgaagaagaggaagttctcatcctgtacactgcttttgtgttgtgcaaaaggacccgcaAAGGGAACAGAAGGATGgtgtgggcgagagattggcttttaacgcgaccttcacatggtttcgttgaaaatctttatgacaacatcgcaagtggagatttttttggacacaatgattttctccgaatgacttcggaggaatttgaagagcttcttcaaatcgtagggccttatctacaaaagaaaactacgaaaatgagggagccaataccacccaaatcccgactgaGGTGTGAGTTCCGGCGATTGGTGACTCACTTTGTCGCAAATggcctgaaaaccatcagatcggctgcctctatttttgtattcccggcaGTTGTAGTTCCAAGTTACGGTTTCCTGATGTacagcctcaattaattcggtcaccatctcatttgaccacgaaatcctagaagtttatgaaggaatataaaatgtagatcgaacacatttttgtttagcttttttcttacttatcctcttcaccgatctttttcaatgccCTTTGCCCTTTCTTCTCCATCTCGTTTACGATAAATTGGCACTacttttaatcacaatttcatcactaataaactggtgggagagttgtggtgcagaaactacccgaatgactgcaataaagtagtaccagatgcaaatgtaatgagcaaattttgctcattatttgctcattagttatcaatcgtatttatgctattttaatctatttaaaccaatttttgtgactcgagtctacttttttatcactaaatgaatcgatttctaaaagttcttgaagaaaattgcacaatagggcatatatcagcaacaattgatgtgaatcacatgaaaattttcatgtgaaattctctagtgtgataccacggtaaggCGAAGTCGCTGACAAAATTGGGTAGTGACCAGATTGACTTGTGATCCAGCATCAAGCAAGACCCTGCAAAAATGCTCATTGTTCTCATCATCCAGAATTCGGACCTGAGCTGTAGCCAGAAGCACCTGTGACGATGCTAACCCTCCATCTTTGATGCAACTCAATGATGACCCAGAGAACGACTCCTTAGTGGAATTTTTGTCATCTTTTTTGTTGACAAGTGCCTCATGCAGAAGTGAATTGTGCTTCTGCTGGCACGATTTGCACGAAGAGTAAGAGCAATCTGTGGGGGAGTGGGTGTTAGCTAGACAATTGTAACACACCTTGAGATCTTTTACAATATCTAGTCTCTTTTGGGGGCTTATGATTGGGTTTCTTGCAATGAAAACATTCTTTATTTGACTGAAAAGCTACGCAAGAAGCACCACGAGATTTATCAGGTTTTgactttattttttgatttaaattaatattgtgACTAGGCTTTGAAATACTTAAAGACGAGCAAAATTCAAGTGACTTACATCTTTTGCGCAGGAGTGCCTCGAAGTCGCTCCACGTCGGAATGTTTGCTCCAATCTCTCTCGACCACAGCACCTGCGTCTCTCGATCCAGCTTCTCATTGATGATATGGATCAGCCACGGGTCTCGATTGCTGACTTTCATGGCCTCCAAAGCTTTAAGAGTGGATGAAGATGTCGCAcagattttcttcaaatttgcaGCTGTTGGTTGAGTAACTGGAGTTTGCCTGAGGAACGTCTCGATGTGGGCATCCACGATTTTGTAGTTGTCATCATATTCTTTCTGAACCTCATTCCAAGCAATCTCATAATTCTCATCAGAAATGGTGAGATTCTCAATTACTTAAGCTGCCTCTCCAGTGAGCGATGTTTTCAGGTAGTGCATTTTTTCTGCACGAGTTAGGCGTCTATTGTTATGGATTATTGACACAAACAAATCCTGAAAAGACTTACATTGCTGATAAGCTCCACTGAAACTGGGCACCTTAAGAGGTTCCAATTTTGCCCCTGATGACGTAGAAGAGCCAGTTCTATTGCCTCCAGTGTTGTCTTCGTCATCTCTCTCCTCCTTGGGCTGATTTAGAAGAGTGCTCATGTGCTCTCGATGACTGTTGAGAAGTATTTTGAGTTGTTGGCGTTCCTCTCCGAGTTGTTCTTGCAATAATTTCACGATGGATGTCATTTGGGCTGAAGGATCACTTCCTGATGCTGCTGCACCTCCTGTAGTGGCAGAAATGACGCCCTTTTTGGCAAGCAGTCGTGAAATCTCAAAATGTGCTGAAGAACATTCGTCGATGAATTTAGTCAATTCCTCTTCTTCTAATTTTCTTTGGTCACCAGAAGTTTCTGCGATGATAGGTCCTTGAACTTCTATGAATTTGGACTCTATTCTCTCCACAGCATCTCGGTGAGAGATGAGATCGACTTTGGCATCGGGATGATCCAATACCTTGGGAAATTTGAGATACTTCTCGATGGCCTTTTTCACTGTAGTCAACTGGCCTTTGTAGCTCGCTCTACTTGCGGTTTTGAATGGCATGTTGGCAGAGGTATGAACTGTGATGTTCCGAGGAGGACCAAAAAAATGGTGGGGAATTTACCTGAGATAAAAATTGTGTCTGATTAGCTGCTGTGAAACTTTCTAAATAACTCCTACAGATTCAGCAAATATACCTGAGAAGTTTAGATGGGAATTAGTCTAATAAATTTGCACACCACTGTGATGTCTTCTCTTTAGAGATCAATATGTACCTGGAAATACACAAATCCTGATCATACAAATGTCTACGAGCCATTCGGCCCCggaggataaaaaaaaattccagatGCAGGCACACAACGTCCAGAATGGGTAAATTCTCCTGACCACGCCAAACGAAGCACACTGCACGTGCTCCACACAATGTCTCTGAGATTCTCttaaattcactttattttttCCCTATCACCTCACTTAACTGCCCTTCGATTTATAACTAATTTCCCTACACCACTTtactaaaaaaattactttaattttacaAGATAAATGTCTTAAATTGTCACTGAACTTTGCTCTTGCCTTTGTCACTTTATATATTCTGGTGGACTGTAATTTTTGATATCGAGCTGCTTCACTTgactaataaaaaaagaatactaCTCTTGGAAGAtgaaaatcaactttttatAGATGAATTCAACCACTGCATTGACCGCTATTCGTttgcaataacaaaaaaaatgctatCAGCTGATCGCTCCGAAAGCTCTCTCTATTCTCTTTCTCGCGCCAATTCGAACTTGTCAATATTTGGCGCGAacaggtgtctaaggacgaaatgttcagctggactacctccataacatatccaaaaatggagGAAATCGTCAgagccatttttttttaaattagaaaaacttcatttttgcctatttttgggggatagggagcgcatgaagggggaggggttaaaaacaaagagattactttcgagataatgtcatttgaggtggggtcacctaagaccggaagttgatatctcttaccgtttaaattttatatgggtcaaaagactgaaaaagtgcgaaaaacagtatttttaaaatagggctattaccgttactttcccgatccatcaccgatcgtgaccgatgcagtcgggttcagaattaaaagatctttcaaaaatgtccaaatttgtccaaatccattgaaaattaggccctctagggtagttgacctttgaccttgaataattcaagatggcgatttttccggtgataagtGTCTGAATTGTGGAGCTCGACCTGATTTAGTAGTGTCCTCAAAGAGTCTTACTATCGAACTAATTTTATTTGGCACAGCTATGGCTGTACTTGGAGAAATGGTCGCGTATGTGCTGAATTGACGGAATTCAATATTTCGCATACGCGACCATTTCATTACACtgttacaaatatttatattttattattggcGTTAGCCATCTTGGCCGGGGGCCGGAACTGGTGTGTTTCTTGCGGCAGCCTCTTCCTTCCTTTTGATTATGCAGTCGAGCTTCTCTATAGCTGAGTTTTGCTCTTCAGCTTCGGATGAGGGTTTACCGCAGATCTTCAACCAGATCTCTCTGGTTTTCCACAAGGCAATTCCCAGAATTGCGACGATAATCAAACTCCCCCATGTGGTTGCAGGGTGTCTGACTACATCCTCAATCGTGATAGTTCGTATCACTTCGCTGTTTTCGTGAAGCAGTGGCTTTGATGACAGGACAGGTTGGTTATCTATTAGCCTAACATGTCCTGGAACTGCATATGCCACTCTCTCATTCAGCGGAATCGGTTTGT comes from Phlebotomus papatasi isolate M1 chromosome 4, Ppap_2.1, whole genome shotgun sequence and encodes:
- the LOC129808557 gene encoding uncharacterized protein LOC129808557; this translates as MQRVLAWCLRAVAFFKARTGRITRSATHSLPRGSLTTEELQKSETFLIRWEQSEHFQPIITAVQRGTLDRHPKYKFIRRLRPFLDDDGVLRVGGRLENSSEPYDAQHPKILPKGILAEVIARHFHVTLLHAGPQLLLASIRQIYWPMGGRGLTRKVVRMCIPCFRAKPPIQEQLMANLPEHRVTCLRPFQPTGTDFAGPLLLKSGQRKVSARKSYIAVMVCLSTKAIHLELVSSLSTEAYIATLRRFVARRGIPAFMYSDNGTTFVGTDNELKKLLKSTQFNEDVGNFMSSMEIKWCFQPPKAPHHGGLWEAVVKSCKYHLKRVVGLTPLNFEEMSTVLAQIEAILNSRPLVQLSTDAADPTSLTPGHFLTGSALNQLPDPNLQDLSISRLDRWQLCQKLQKDFARRWKQEYLCSLQARTKWSKESVNLKKEDVVLFLDDQLPSTLWPLGIVTDTFPGQDGKIRVITVKTSRGQYRRPITKVVKLPLKEEHEEE
- the LOC129808558 gene encoding uncharacterized protein LOC129808558; protein product: MVTELIEAVHQETVTWNYNCREYKNRGSRSDGFQAICDKCDNTVKLSSTEFHIEGVGSVNHVARHKVDARLKMGVQGSGNLVSVSCLVVKRIVGNQPSCGIDKGSVPIPDSIVLADPEWHRSQPIDMLIGGEYFWSFLKDKTMVLDNNAPLLKESVFGWLIVGPCTRGIALSVTSNGHCGFAALSRLDATLRKFWEIEERCSPQDSHKEHDEVENLYHMSTTRSEEGRYMVKLPVNEKIGELGNNRSSATQQLLNLERRLERNQDLKFQYSRVFHEYLDLNIIEEVPPSAIDSPSYYLPHHGVVKEHSTSTKLRIVFNASARSQTGLSLNQCLMVGPVVQPSLVEVLWRFRRHK
- the LOC129808559 gene encoding uncharacterized protein LOC129808559; the encoded protein is MTSIVKLLQEQLGEERQQLKILLNSHREHMSTLLNQPKEERDDEDNTGGNRTGSSTSSGAKLEPLKVPSFSGAYQQLIENLTISDENYEIAWNEVQKEYDDNYKIVDAHIETFLRQTPVTQPTAANLKKICATSSSTLKALEAMKVSNRDPWLIHIINEKLDRETQVLWSREIGANIPTWSDFEALLRKRYCSYSSCKSCQQKHNSLLHEALVNKKDDKNSTKESFSGSSLSCIKDGGLASSQVLLATAQVRILDDENNEHFCRVLLDAGSQVNLVTTQFCQRLRLTVVSH